The following proteins come from a genomic window of Tenebrio molitor chromosome 9, icTenMoli1.1, whole genome shotgun sequence:
- the LOC138139034 gene encoding retinol-binding protein pinta-like isoform X3, which translates to MDMLMVTAEEKKKVREYYNVSEDQIKEDVERIKTWKDKQAHLSYDITDDFIEKILLRNKFRVERTKQKLDNYYSLRGDFKDIFQNMENIIPSQEMPMCLPMLKLTPNLERVVLVKLLDTDPDRYNLLDFIKLSFLLEELCLQYDYSIGTRFIWDLEGITLKHTLKWNPLVLSKYVTLIERSYSCRILGVEFLNCSPLLNKVLAILRAVLRAKIYERITVHEDMTSLHKVTPKECLPKEYGGTLESIPNLLQKWDEVVKNHEKFFVKNYENVLLSMSMEKLRQVDLNVDDKAGFGVDGTFKKLQID; encoded by the exons atggatatGTTGATGGTAACTGCTGAAGAGAAAAAGAAAGTTCGCGAGTACTACAATGTTAGCGAAGATCAAATAAAAGAAGACGTCGAACGGATCAAGACGTGGAAAGACAAGCAAGCTCATCTATCCTACGACATCACAG ATGACTTCATCGAGAAAATTCTACTAAGAAATAAATTCCGAGTGGAACGGACCAAACAGAAACTGGACAACTACTATTCTTTACGTGGTGACTTCAAAGATATCTTTCAAAATATGGAAAACATAATTCCATCCCAAGAAATGCC CATGTGTCTTCCGATGTTGAAACTAACTCCAAATTTGGAAAGGGTGGTCCTTGTGAAACTTCTAGACACCGATCCGGATCGATATAACCTCCTCGACTTTATAAAACTCAGTTTTCTTCTCGAAGAATTATGTTTGCAATACGATTATTCAATCGGAACCCGATTCATTTGGGACCTTGAAGGTATCACTTTAAAACATACACTAAAATGGAATCCTTTAGTTCTGTCAAAATACGTAACACTCATAGAG AGGTCCTACTCTTGTCGAATCCTCGGAGTGGAATTTCTCAATTGCTCACCACTTCTAAATAAAGTCCTGGCAATATTGAGAGCTGTGCTGAGAGCAAAGATCTACGAAAGG ATAACTGTTCATGAAGACATGACGTCTCTACATAAGGTAACACCGAAAGAGTGTTTACCAAAAGAATATGGCGGCACTTTGGAGAGCATTCCCAATTTACTAC AAAAATGGGATGAGGTGGTCAAGAATCACGAGAagtttttcgtaaaaaattacgaaaatgttttgctgaGCATGTCCATGGAAAAGTTGCGTCAGGTGGACCTCAACGTCGACGACAAAGCAGGATTCGGAGTGGATGGtactttcaaaaaattacagaTCGATTAA
- the LOC138139034 gene encoding retinol-binding protein pinta-like isoform X1, which produces MCLGDLKCSSCGFFTEFFQTKKKMDMLMVTAEEKKKVREYYNVSEDQIKEDVERIKTWKDKQAHLSYDITDDFIEKILLRNKFRVERTKQKLDNYYSLRGDFKDIFQNMENIIPSQEMPMCLPMLKLTPNLERVVLVKLLDTDPDRYNLLDFIKLSFLLEELCLQYDYSIGTRFIWDLEGITLKHTLKWNPLVLSKYVTLIERSYSCRILGVEFLNCSPLLNKVLAILRAVLRAKIYERITVHEDMTSLHKVTPKECLPKEYGGTLESIPNLLQKWDEVVKNHEKFFVKNYENVLLSMSMEKLRQVDLNVDDKAGFGVDGTFKKLQID; this is translated from the exons ATGTGTCTTGGTGACTTGAAGTGCTCTTCTTGTGGGTTTTTTACGGAGTTTTTTC aaacgaaaaaaaaaatggatatGTTGATGGTAACTGCTGAAGAGAAAAAGAAAGTTCGCGAGTACTACAATGTTAGCGAAGATCAAATAAAAGAAGACGTCGAACGGATCAAGACGTGGAAAGACAAGCAAGCTCATCTATCCTACGACATCACAG ATGACTTCATCGAGAAAATTCTACTAAGAAATAAATTCCGAGTGGAACGGACCAAACAGAAACTGGACAACTACTATTCTTTACGTGGTGACTTCAAAGATATCTTTCAAAATATGGAAAACATAATTCCATCCCAAGAAATGCC CATGTGTCTTCCGATGTTGAAACTAACTCCAAATTTGGAAAGGGTGGTCCTTGTGAAACTTCTAGACACCGATCCGGATCGATATAACCTCCTCGACTTTATAAAACTCAGTTTTCTTCTCGAAGAATTATGTTTGCAATACGATTATTCAATCGGAACCCGATTCATTTGGGACCTTGAAGGTATCACTTTAAAACATACACTAAAATGGAATCCTTTAGTTCTGTCAAAATACGTAACACTCATAGAG AGGTCCTACTCTTGTCGAATCCTCGGAGTGGAATTTCTCAATTGCTCACCACTTCTAAATAAAGTCCTGGCAATATTGAGAGCTGTGCTGAGAGCAAAGATCTACGAAAGG ATAACTGTTCATGAAGACATGACGTCTCTACATAAGGTAACACCGAAAGAGTGTTTACCAAAAGAATATGGCGGCACTTTGGAGAGCATTCCCAATTTACTAC AAAAATGGGATGAGGTGGTCAAGAATCACGAGAagtttttcgtaaaaaattacgaaaatgttttgctgaGCATGTCCATGGAAAAGTTGCGTCAGGTGGACCTCAACGTCGACGACAAAGCAGGATTCGGAGTGGATGGtactttcaaaaaattacagaTCGATTAA
- the LOC138139034 gene encoding retinol-binding protein pinta-like isoform X2, protein MRVETKKKMDMLMVTAEEKKKVREYYNVSEDQIKEDVERIKTWKDKQAHLSYDITDDFIEKILLRNKFRVERTKQKLDNYYSLRGDFKDIFQNMENIIPSQEMPMCLPMLKLTPNLERVVLVKLLDTDPDRYNLLDFIKLSFLLEELCLQYDYSIGTRFIWDLEGITLKHTLKWNPLVLSKYVTLIERSYSCRILGVEFLNCSPLLNKVLAILRAVLRAKIYERITVHEDMTSLHKVTPKECLPKEYGGTLESIPNLLQKWDEVVKNHEKFFVKNYENVLLSMSMEKLRQVDLNVDDKAGFGVDGTFKKLQID, encoded by the exons ATGAGGGTTG aaacgaaaaaaaaaatggatatGTTGATGGTAACTGCTGAAGAGAAAAAGAAAGTTCGCGAGTACTACAATGTTAGCGAAGATCAAATAAAAGAAGACGTCGAACGGATCAAGACGTGGAAAGACAAGCAAGCTCATCTATCCTACGACATCACAG ATGACTTCATCGAGAAAATTCTACTAAGAAATAAATTCCGAGTGGAACGGACCAAACAGAAACTGGACAACTACTATTCTTTACGTGGTGACTTCAAAGATATCTTTCAAAATATGGAAAACATAATTCCATCCCAAGAAATGCC CATGTGTCTTCCGATGTTGAAACTAACTCCAAATTTGGAAAGGGTGGTCCTTGTGAAACTTCTAGACACCGATCCGGATCGATATAACCTCCTCGACTTTATAAAACTCAGTTTTCTTCTCGAAGAATTATGTTTGCAATACGATTATTCAATCGGAACCCGATTCATTTGGGACCTTGAAGGTATCACTTTAAAACATACACTAAAATGGAATCCTTTAGTTCTGTCAAAATACGTAACACTCATAGAG AGGTCCTACTCTTGTCGAATCCTCGGAGTGGAATTTCTCAATTGCTCACCACTTCTAAATAAAGTCCTGGCAATATTGAGAGCTGTGCTGAGAGCAAAGATCTACGAAAGG ATAACTGTTCATGAAGACATGACGTCTCTACATAAGGTAACACCGAAAGAGTGTTTACCAAAAGAATATGGCGGCACTTTGGAGAGCATTCCCAATTTACTAC AAAAATGGGATGAGGTGGTCAAGAATCACGAGAagtttttcgtaaaaaattacgaaaatgttttgctgaGCATGTCCATGGAAAAGTTGCGTCAGGTGGACCTCAACGTCGACGACAAAGCAGGATTCGGAGTGGATGGtactttcaaaaaattacagaTCGATTAA